In Clostridium thermosuccinogenes, the genomic stretch GGATTGCAACGGTGACCAAGGCCGGCTTGATTACCGGCATCACAACCCTGCGCAGTATTGCATAATCGCTCGCTCCGTCTATTGTTGCTGCTTCTATCAAGGAGTCCGGCACCTGGTCAATATACTGCTTGACCAGGAACAAACCCACCGGCATGGCCAAAAGCGGAAGTACCAGTATAAAAAAGCTATCCAGCAAGCCGGCCTTTTCTATGACCAGGTAACGGGGAATTTTCACCGCAGCAGGCACAAACATGAGGGCAACCGTGTTAATGGTGAAAAGCAGTTTTCGGCCCTTGAATTTCTTTTTGGAAAGCACATATCCGGCAGAAGCCGACATCATTACGGAAAACACCACCACGATTACCGAAGTGACAACACTGTTCAAAATATACCTGGAAAGAGGAATACCGGAAGAAGTAACAACATAGGCGATATCCCTGAAATTTTCCAGGGACGGCCTTCGGGCAAAAAACCTTGGCGGGTAGGCAAAAAGCTCATCCAATGGTTTGAAAGCCGTAGTCACTATATACAATATGGGCAGTGCCATAAAGGCTGCCAATGGGACAAGCACCAGAAAGAACTTGATCTGGCTTTTGTCGAACCTGGAAGGATTAATTTTGGTTCCCTGATAACTCATACGCCGCTACCTCCTAATCCTTATCTGCAAATAATCTGTTGGCCAGCTTGGAAAAACAGTAAATCATAAGCAGCAATACTACCGATAGCGCCGTCGCATAACCCATATCATACCTCAAAAAGCCATGGTCCTCTATGTGGTTGACCATAAGCTGACCGGAGTATTGCGGGGTTGGGTTTGCCCCGGTCAGATCCACACCGATGGTTCCGGAACTAAAGGTATTGACTATGGCCATAACGGCTCC encodes the following:
- a CDS encoding carbohydrate ABC transporter permease; translation: MSYQGTKINPSRFDKSQIKFFLVLVPLAAFMALPILYIVTTAFKPLDELFAYPPRFFARRPSLENFRDIAYVVTSSGIPLSRYILNSVVTSVIVVVFSVMMSASAGYVLSKKKFKGRKLLFTINTVALMFVPAAVKIPRYLVIEKAGLLDSFFILVLPLLAMPVGLFLVKQYIDQVPDSLIEAATIDGASDYAILRRVVMPVIKPALVTVAILAFQSSWNTAEPSTFYVNDDALKTFAFYMSAITTQTGNTVAGQGIAAAASLILFIPNLVIFILMQSNVINTMAHSGIK